A genomic window from Pyxicephalus adspersus chromosome 2, UCB_Pads_2.0, whole genome shotgun sequence includes:
- the LOC140322632 gene encoding activated CDC42 kinase 1-like, which translates to MRASEEERGRPGVEMVTEEGSDWLNHLLREVQLEQFYPKIRDELNVTRPGHFDFVKPIDLDYIGMGRPAQRRLFEALKRRKPPIRPKSWMYKMFTNRGPESPDSPSNLDVIISPSSISPFSPTSHRGESDSSLKCLINDRDLHLLERLGDGCFGVVRRGEWRIPNGRTVNVAVKTLRTDASSDPEILQDFLQEVNAMYALDHPHLIRLYGVVLTQPMKMVTELASLGSLHDALRSRYGTYPLQLLWSYSIQIASGMSYLENHKFIHRDLATRNVLLMSEEMVKIGDFGLTRALSANEEHYIMSAHRRIPFAWCSPESLKIGTFSHPSDVWMFGVTMWEMFTYGQEPWLGLSGRQILQKIDREGERLERPEDCPSAFYTIMMKCWAHKPEQRPNFTNLISLLQEVKPLEVRVIQEVNNPSWLPLEAGDVVTVIDAGSESQPWRGQKQRTARIGPFPASVISSEDLARARSSLHLSGSLGKISIVDAENDKRIRAKEGQRRGVAGVGRIRAEEMMIRMQRLSRSLESLSDFDLHNRPQAHHTPKQRGRDLESIASPPREPSPRRMSDLPPRRALANLRPLPPPKPKILVKDRLLPPPTGDHSIQQMSRNNKDKHPSSPVLVPGDAHPVPRVAPESKSAGYRAVTADNDLQKKIKEVEERVHGVTTEESREALRTFGGDVTRAVQALKVEQLYNISRYSKDECQRILEKCKWNLEAASRYVLRRPQPH; encoded by the exons CTCAGAGAAGATTGTTCGAAGCCCTAAAGAGAAGGAAGCCCCCCATCCGCCCCAAATCATGGATGTACAAG ATGTTTACTAACAGAGGCCCCGAGAGCCCTGATTCACCCTCAAATCTGGATGTCATTATCTCACCCTCCTCCATATCCCCCTTTTCCCCCACTTCCCATCGGGGTGAAAGTGACAGTTCCTTGAAATGTCTGATCAATGACAGAGACTTGCACCTACTGGAGCGTCTGGGGGACGGTTGTTTTGGGGTGGTGCGCAGAGGGGAGTGGAGGATTCCCAATGGAAGGACA GTGAATGTCGCAGTGAAAACTCTCCGTACAGATGCCAGTTCTGACCCTGAAATTCTTCAGGATTTCCTACAGGAAGTGAATGCCATGTATGCCCTGGACCACCCGCATCTTATCCGACTCTATGGAGTTGTCCTGACCCAGCCAATGAAAATG gTCACAGAGTTGGCCTCTCTCGGATCTCTTCACGATGCTTTGCGTTCTCGCTATGGAACATACCCCTTGCAGCTGTTGTGGTCATACTCCATACAGATCGCCTCTGGGATGAGCTACCTGGAGAACCACAAATTTATCCACAGGGACCTGGCGACACGGAACGTCCTGCTGATGAGTGAAGAAATGGTGAAGATTGGAGACTTTGGCCTGACGAGGGCGCTGTCAGCAAATGAAGAACATTACATCATGTCCGCTCACCGCAGAATACCCTTTGCATG GTGTTCACCCGAAAGCCTGAAGATTGGCACATTTTCCCACCCATCAGATGTCTGGATGTTTGGGGTCACCATGTGGGAGATGTTCACCTACGGGCAGGAGCCCTGGCTTGGCCTGAGCGGGAGACAG ATTTTACAGAAGATTGACCGAGAGGGGGAGCGACTGGAACGGCCAGAGGATTGTCCTTCTGCTTTCTACACCATCATGATGAAGTGCTGGGCGCACAAACCAGAACAGAGGCCAAACTTCACCAACCTCATCAGCCTTCTACAGGAG GTGAAACCACTAGAGGTTCGAGTTATTCAAGAAGTCAACAATCCTTCCTGGTTACCCCTGGAGGCTGGTGACGTTGTCACAGTCATTGATGCTGG GTCAGAATCTCAGCCCTGGAGAGGACAGAAGCAGCGGACTGCTAGGATTGGACCATTTCCTGCCTCCGTCATCTCCTCGGAGGATTTGGCACGAGCCCGTAGCTCTTTACACTTGTCGGGCAGTCTGGGAAAGATCTCCATTGTGGACGCAGAGAATGA CAAGAGAATCCGAGCAAAAGAAGGTCAGCGGAGAGGAGTTGCTGGTGTAGGTCGCATTAGAGCAGAAGAGATGATGATTCGCATGCAAC GTCTCTCCAGAAGTTTGGAGTCCCTCTCTGACTTTGATTTACACAACCGACCACAAGCCCACCACACACCTAAACAACGTGGGCGAGATCTGGAGAGTATAGCGTCTCCACCTCGGGAGCCATCGCCAAGGAGGATGAGCGACCTTCCCCCAAGGCGCGCACTGGCCAACCTTCGACCCTTACCTCCTCCCAAGCCTAAAATATTGGTTAAGGATCGGTTACTCCCCCCTCCCACCGGGGATCACTCAATACAGCAGATGAGCCGCAATAACAAGGATAAGCACCCATCTTCCCCGGTCCTGGTTCCAGGAGACGCGCACCCAGTCCCTCGTGTAGCACCAGAAAGTAAATCTGCGGGGTACAGAGCCGTCACTGCTGACAATGATCTTCAAAAGAAGATTAAAGAG GTGGAGGAGCGCGTCCATGGAGTGACGACAGAAGAGAGTCGAGAGGCACTGCGCACCTTTGGAGGGGATGTAACGCGGGCCGTGCAGGCTTTAAAG GTGGAGCAGCTCTATAACATCAGCCGATACAGCAAAGATGAATGCCAGCGAATCCTGGAAAAATGCAAATGGAACCTGGAGGCTGCTTCCCGCTATGTCCTGCGCCGCCCTCAGCCTCACTGA
- the LOC140322633 gene encoding activated CDC42 kinase 1-like: MDSMRSLSPSTLTPTFLSPSSISPRSLSPISQSPTNPLFPCSAPCSLTCLINDQDLHLMQRLGDGCFGVVHRADWRIPNGTAVNVAVKTLRADASCDPQAIQDFLQEVNAMYALDHPHLIRLYGVVLTQPMKMVTELAPLGSLLHHLHSYNGVYSLQLLWLYSIQIASGMSYLETHKFIHRDLATRNVLVINETLVKIGDFGLTRILKADDNHYTMSAHRKIPFAWCAPESLKFGNFSHSTDVWMFGVTMWEIFTYGQEPWLGLNGRQILALIEKENERLECPDDCPPALYNVMMKCWVYIPKQRPNFTTLISLLQEVKPLEVRILQKVNSSSFLSLEAGDMVTVIDAGLNAKLWKGQNQQTLKIGSFPTAAICSEDFAHASNSIHLSKSLEKLSLGNIDPHKDMRVRAKENPNRCSQGRATFRRSRRMSRSLDNFSDCDFSSTPHSQPSPKPCRRDMECKVVLPRQLSLRRKSDQPPRLQKNPNCTAYPRATSSKDHFLAVPTMHYPGQPSMCNKKDTCPSASYSCSNEILIVPQMAPEHKSSEYKMSHRELQRKIREVESLVPGVTSEKCQEALRFFGGDVTRAVHYLMVVHLHNISQYSKEECRRILEKYNWNLEAASYSTLRHGNSH, from the exons ATGGACTCCATGCGTTCCCTATCGCCCTCTACCCTGACCCCCACTTTCCTATCGCCCTCTTCCATATCACCCCGTTCCCTATCACCCATTTCCCAATCTCCCACAAACCCTCTTTTTCCCTGCTCAGCTCCTTGCTCCCTGACGTGTCTGATCAATGACCAGGACCTGCACCTCATGCAGCGTCTGGGGGACGGTTGTTTCGGGGTTGTCCACAGAGCGGATTGGAGGATTCCCAATGGGACAGCG GTGAATGTTGCAGTGAAAACCCTTCGTGCTGATGCCAGCTGTGACCCTCAGGCCATCCAGGATTTTCTGCAGGAAGTGAATGCCATGTATGCCTTGGATCACCCGCATCTCATCCGACTTTACGGGGTTGTCCTGACCCAGCCAATGAAAATG GTTACAGAGTTGGCACCCCTCGGATCCCTGCTCCATCACCTGCACTCTTATAATGGTGTGTACTCCCTGCAGCTCCTGTGGTTATATTCCATTCAGATCGCCTCTGGAATGAGCTATCTTGAGACCCACAAGTTTATCCACAGGGACTTGGCAACCCGCAATGTCTTGGTGATTAATGAAACGTTGGTGAAGATTGGAGATTTTGGACTGACCAGGATACTAAAGGCCGATGACAACCATTACACCATGTCTGCTCACCGCAAGATACCATTTGCATG GTGTGCACCAGAAAGTTTGAAGTTTGGAAACTTTTCACACTCAACAGATGTCTGGATGTTTGGGGTCACCATGTGGGAGATTTTCACCTATGGGCAGGAGCCCTGGCTTGGCCTGAATGGGAGACAG attttagctttaattgaaaaagaaaatgagcgGTTGGAATGTCCTGATGATTGCCCTCCAGCTTTGTACAATGTCATGATGAAATGTTGGGTGTACATACCAAAGCAGAGACCAAATTTTACCACTCTAATCAGCCTTCTACAAGAG GTGAAACCCCTAGAGGTACGAATTCTTCAGAAAGTCAACAGTTCCTCCTTCCTGTCCTTGGAAGCCGGGGACATGGTCACTGTCATTGATGCTGG GTTAAACGCTAAGCTCTGGAAAGGACAGAACCAGCAGACTCTTAAGATTGGATCTTTCCCTACTGCTGCCATCTGTTCAGAAGACTTTGCACATGCCTCCAACTCCATTCACTTGTCCAAAAGCCTGGAAAAGCTTTCTCTCGGGAATATTGACCCTCACAAAGA CATGAGAGTCAGAGCAAAGGAAAATCCAAACAGGTGCAGTCAGGGACGAGCGACATTTCGACGTTCACGGC GTATGTCTCGAAGTCTGGACAACTTCTCTGACTGTGACTTCAGCAGCACACCCCATAGCCAGCCCTCACCCAAGCCTTGTAGAAGAGATATGGAGTGCAAAGTAGTTCTGCCTCGTCAGCTGTCTTTAAGAAGAAAGAGTGACCAGCCCCCGAGGCTACAGAAAAATCCCAACTGTACAGCTTATCCCAGAGCAACATCATCCAAAGATCATTTTCTGGCTGTGCCCACTATGCATTACCCCGGCCAGCCCTCGATGTGCAATAAGAAAGATACATGTCCATCTGCCTCATACTCGTGCTCAAACGAGATCCTAATTGTTCCTCAAATGGCACCTGAACATAAATCCTCTGAATATAAGATGTCACacagagaactacaaagaaagatCAGAGAG GTGGAGTCACTCGTTCCTGGTGTGACATCAGAAAAGTGCCAGGAAGCGCTACGTTTCTTCGGAGGGGATGTGACTCGGGCTGTGCACTATCTCATG GTGGTCCATCTGCACAACATCAGCCAATACAGTAAGGAGGAGTGCCGCCGAATCCTAGAGAAGTACAACTGGAACCTGGAAGCGGCTTCCTACTCCACCCTGCGGCATGGGAACTCTCACTAA